Within Nitrospirota bacterium, the genomic segment AAATACTGTCTGGCAAATCCGGGGAAAGAATATATTGTCTACCAGCCTGAGGCAGGAAAAAATTTTACCCTGCTACTCCCGGCAGGCAGATATGAATTCGAATGGTTCAACCCGTCTACCGGTCGCACGGGAGCGAAGGGAGTTATCGAAACCGGGGGAGCAAGGGAATCTTTCAGTTCCCCATTTGGGGGTGATGCGGTTCTCTACATTTATATGAGCATATGATACTGAATAACGCACGCTCCAGGTTTGTCTCTGCATGGACACGCTTCTGGATGAAACGTTCCGGGCTTGGCAGGACTGGCAGGATGAGCACACGCCTTGCAGCTCTCTTTGTCCCTGCCTATAAGTCACGTTGCCCCCTCGCCCGCATCTCAGTTAAAGGGTATATTTCGCCTTCAGCGGTTATTAACCATGACAGGCTGGCGTTTGGCAGGCATGTCTTCATTGGTGACAGAGTTGTGATATACAAGGCTCACGAAGGAGGAGGGGTTGAAATCGGTATGGGCTCACATGTGCACAATGACACAATAATAGAGACAGGATCAGGCGGAAGCCTCGCAATAGGCGAAAACACCCATATCCAGCCACGCTGCCAGTTCTCAGCATATAAATCCCCGATATTCATCGGAAACGGGGTCCAGATTGCACCAAACTGCGCGTTCTATCCTTACAATCACCGTATGTCTCCATGTGAACCGATACACAGGCAACCCCTGACATCGAAAGGGGGTATTCATATTGGTGATGATGCATGGATAGGAGTCGGGGTAATTGTGCTTGACGGAGTACGCATTGGCAGAGGCGCGGTTATTGGGGCCGGTGCAGTAGTGACCCGGGACGTCCCTGACGAAGCGATTGCTGCCGGTGTGCCGGCGAAGGTGATCGGGATGAGAAGCAGCATCCCGTCTGAAGACGGAGGGAAAACCGGCAAAGAGGTGCTCCGGTGATCGGTGGTAGTCAGCCTCTGGTGAGCGTTCTTACCCCTGTGTACAATGGTGAAAAATACCTAATTGAGTGTATCGAGAGCGTGCTTGCCCAGACATATCAAAACTGGGAATATATCATCGTGAACAACTGCAGTACAGACCGTACGCCGGAGATCATTCACCAATATGCTGAAAAAGACCCGAGGATCATACTCCATACCAATGATACGCTGCATAAAGTAATCCAGAATCATAATATTGCATTTAGTCTTATTTCAGACAAAAGCAAATACTGTAAAGTTCTCCAGTCAGACGACTGGCTGTTCCCGGAATGCATTCAGAGGATGACTGAGGTGGCAGAGCAATATGCATCTGTAGGCATAGTGGGATCCTACCGGCTCGACGAGGACATCGTGAACTGTGACGGACTCAAATACCCGAGCACCGTCGTTCCCGGACGAGAGATATGCCGGGCAACCCTTCTCGGCGGTCCCTATGTGTTTGGCTCTCCGACGACAGTCATGTTCCGGTCCGATCTGATCCGTCAGAAAAAACCTTTCTACAATGAAAACAACCTGCATGCCGATACCGAGGCATGCTATGACATCCTGCGAGACAGTGACTTCGGCTATGTCCATCAGGTTCTCTCATTCACCCGGAGGCATAATGAGACGGAATCATCATATGCAAAGAGGATGAACACATACCTTTCCGGGAGTCTGATCATTCTTAAGAAATACGGGCCTGTATATTTAAGTGAACAGGAATATAACAGACGTGTGGAAAAACATCTGAATGAATATTATCTGTTCCTTGCGAGCAGCTTTCTGAAAAAAAGAGACAAATCCTTCTGGGAATACCACAAAAAAAGCCTGCAGGATCTCGGGGTTGGGCTCAGTTACACGAGACTGGCAGGAAAATCATTTCTGATCCTGTATAACCGGATACTGAGACAATTGCAAATATGATTTTGATAATTGTATTGATCACATTCAATAATGCTGTACAACTGCTACCGTATCCGAAAATATATTCGGATAGATCTCTTTGTATCACCTGTCATAGATGAAATGAACACCCGGAAAGATATTTCTGTACTGATAGCAACCTACAGGCGTCCCGACATCCTTTCATTTACTCTGGACAGTTTCAGATCTTTGCGAGTAGATGGCCTTCATTGGGAAATTCTGGTGATAGACAACGCCGGGGACGAAGACACCAGAAAGATTATTGATGGATATCAGGATATATTGCCAGTGAAGTATTTCGTCGAACCGAAAAGAGGAAAGAATAATGCGCTCAATCATGCGCTTCCCATCGCCCGAGGCAAAATCCTTGTGTTTACGGATGACGATATCATTGCTGACCCCGACTGGCTCATGGAAATATGGGAGGGAACACAACGCTGGCCTGAGCATGCAATTTTCGGGGGAAAGATACTGCCGAAATTTCCTGTACAAACCCATAACATCCCTACCGACTCCTCTCATTGGATGATACGCGGCGCATACGCAATTGCAGACTGGAACCTGGAAGAGGGGGTTTACCCTGCCGACAAGGTATGGGGGGCAAACATGGCTGTCCGTTCTGAGATATTTCACAACGGTGTGATATTCAATTCAGGAGTGGGACCGAGTGGTCCTGACTATGTCCCGGGAAGTGAAGTGGAACTTGTTGCGAGATTGGTCAAAGCCGGTT encodes:
- a CDS encoding glycosyltransferase family 2 protein, which produces MIGGSQPLVSVLTPVYNGEKYLIECIESVLAQTYQNWEYIIVNNCSTDRTPEIIHQYAEKDPRIILHTNDTLHKVIQNHNIAFSLISDKSKYCKVLQSDDWLFPECIQRMTEVAEQYASVGIVGSYRLDEDIVNCDGLKYPSTVVPGREICRATLLGGPYVFGSPTTVMFRSDLIRQKKPFYNENNLHADTEACYDILRDSDFGYVHQVLSFTRRHNETESSYAKRMNTYLSGSLIILKKYGPVYLSEQEYNRRVEKHLNEYYLFLASSFLKKRDKSFWEYHKKSLQDLGVGLSYTRLAGKSFLILYNRILRQLQI
- a CDS encoding glycosyltransferase; the encoded protein is MNTRKDISVLIATYRRPDILSFTLDSFRSLRVDGLHWEILVIDNAGDEDTRKIIDGYQDILPVKYFVEPKRGKNNALNHALPIARGKILVFTDDDIIADPDWLMEIWEGTQRWPEHAIFGGKILPKFPVQTHNIPTDSSHWMIRGAYAIADWNLEEGVYPADKVWGANMAVRSEIFHNGVIFNSGVGPSGPDYVPGSEVELVARLVKAGYHPVYLPKSFVYHQIRPEQLTTRWLYQRAFKIGRSAVFFKGVTEDGTLFGISKSLWYQMAKAFLVYTYVSLTKDHRSKVLCGLDYWYKRGMAYQYKISLSAQIDE
- a CDS encoding acyltransferase, whose amino-acid sequence is MILNNARSRFVSAWTRFWMKRSGLGRTGRMSTRLAALFVPAYKSRCPLARISVKGYISPSAVINHDRLAFGRHVFIGDRVVIYKAHEGGGVEIGMGSHVHNDTIIETGSGGSLAIGENTHIQPRCQFSAYKSPIFIGNGVQIAPNCAFYPYNHRMSPCEPIHRQPLTSKGGIHIGDDAWIGVGVIVLDGVRIGRGAVIGAGAVVTRDVPDEAIAAGVPAKVIGMRSSIPSEDGGKTGKEVLR